TACAAAAGGCCTGCAAATTGGAGGAGGCATTATCGTGGTCGTAGGATACGCCATGGTTATCAATATGATGAACATTCCTCATTTAAAGCCCTTTTTCTATATCGGTTTCTTATTAGCGGCATTTACAGGGTTTAACCTAGTAGGATTTGGGGCGTTAGGTCTTTGTTTAGCACTTCTTTATCAGCAAGTAATGCAGCAGCGAAATCAAATGCAGCCGGCAGGCGTTCCTGCAGCTACAGGGAGCGAACAAGTATATGATGATGACGATTTAGATGCCTAAACGGCGAACTTAAGGGAGGGATAGAGATGGAAAATGAGAAAAGATTAACGAAAAAAGACATCTTTAGCATGTTCATTCGCTCGAATTTTTTACTCGGTTCATTTAACTTTGAGCGTGTTCAGGCAATGGGCTACTGCTATGTCATGATTCCAGCAATCAAACGTTTATACGGACCAGGAGTTCAGCGAAATGCAGCATTAAAGCGTCATTTAGAATGGTTCAATACACACCCCTGGATTTCCGCACCTATATTCGGCGTCACGGCAGCAATGGAAGAAGAAATGGCAAACAAAAAAGATTTTGATGAAAAAGCCATCAGCGGAATGAAAATTGGATTAATGGGACCACTTGCTGGCGTAGGAGACCCTATTTTCTGGGGAACGCTGCGACCAGTTCTCGCAGCACTAGGCGCATCTCTCGCGTTAGGCGGGAATATTGCTGGGCCACTGCTATTTTTCATCTTAATTAATGCAATTCGATTAAGTACAAAATATTATGGATTAAAATATGGCTATTTAAAAGGAACAGAAATTTTAAAAGATTTAGTAGGCAATCGAATTCAAAAACTGACGGAAGGTGCGTCCATTTTAGGACTCTTTGTAATGGGAGCATTGGTTTCGAAGTGGACCACTATTAATATACCAGTAGTGGTTTCTAGGATCAAAGATGATTCTGGTAAAGTTGTGGTAAAAACCGTGCAAGACGTACTCGATAGTATTTTACCGGGGCTACTTCCTTT
This sequence is a window from Priestia aryabhattai. Protein-coding genes within it:
- a CDS encoding mannose/fructose/sorbose PTS transporter subunit IID is translated as MENEKRLTKKDIFSMFIRSNFLLGSFNFERVQAMGYCYVMIPAIKRLYGPGVQRNAALKRHLEWFNTHPWISAPIFGVTAAMEEEMANKKDFDEKAISGMKIGLMGPLAGVGDPIFWGTLRPVLAALGASLALGGNIAGPLLFFILINAIRLSTKYYGLKYGYLKGTEILKDLVGNRIQKLTEGASILGLFVMGALVSKWTTINIPVVVSRIKDDSGKVVVKTVQDVLDSILPGLLPLALTLLVAWMLRKGTNPLLIIFGIFLIGIGGYWIGFLG